From a region of the Bacteroidales bacterium genome:
- a CDS encoding IgGFc-binding protein gives MKKILILIIFSLIVIKVFPQSAAPSTEGKEFWVTFMKNAKKGCYPNAGGDPNMEKLRLTIIARNATTGTIVNPNTGYTQNFVVGAMQVTEVTIPYNEAYTDVYGSVVSTGLVITSLDNISIYASNQANTSFDATIVLPVRCLGKEYSITTAGTRYYLDNCGGVFAAQFAILATTNNTRVRITPKLATNDGKPKNVPFEITLNRGQVYMVGAEHPAGSSQLAEYKVGLTGSWVEVVQGGQIAVFQGNSQTYELSQSPDPQYQMKSSHTYDQTFPIKYCGKQLASVMIDSNPTSPIFLTITGLYDNTSIVHTSGNPFDNLNKGESNGNFYDIDAIALNADKPCTIHSTYNINPSITMIASREQACKDFIITTPEHGNATGAFIDIIALTAHANSVQVNNANIYMNPIPETPEYSYGYTDILTNQVYTVTSQSGVIASVVSTNMSYGFMCSIGGSMLTQFMYIDDILSNEIASNQKYCVDVPIDFRSE, from the coding sequence ATGAAAAAAATATTAATCTTAATTATTTTTTCTTTAATTGTAATAAAAGTATTTCCTCAAAGTGCGGCTCCATCAACAGAGGGTAAAGAGTTTTGGGTAACTTTTATGAAGAATGCGAAAAAAGGATGTTATCCTAATGCCGGGGGCGATCCAAATATGGAGAAATTACGCTTAACAATTATTGCTCGAAATGCTACAACGGGTACTATTGTTAATCCTAACACAGGTTACACACAAAATTTTGTTGTCGGTGCTATGCAAGTAACAGAAGTTACCATTCCATATAACGAAGCATATACTGATGTTTATGGTAGTGTTGTAAGCACCGGTTTAGTTATCACATCACTTGATAATATTAGTATATATGCTTCAAATCAAGCAAATACTTCTTTTGATGCAACAATTGTACTCCCAGTTAGATGTTTGGGGAAAGAATATTCTATAACAACCGCAGGTACGAGATATTATCTTGATAATTGCGGAGGGGTTTTTGCTGCACAATTTGCAATCCTTGCTACGACCAATAATACCCGGGTCCGTATTACGCCGAAGTTAGCTACCAATGACGGCAAGCCAAAAAATGTTCCTTTTGAGATAACCCTAAACCGGGGACAGGTATATATGGTTGGTGCGGAGCATCCGGCGGGATCAAGCCAGTTAGCGGAATATAAAGTCGGCTTAACCGGCTCCTGGGTTGAGGTTGTTCAAGGCGGACAGATTGCGGTTTTTCAGGGTAATTCTCAGACTTATGAATTGTCTCAATCTCCGGATCCTCAATATCAAATGAAATCTTCACATACATATGATCAAACATTTCCAATAAAATATTGTGGTAAACAGTTAGCTTCTGTTATGATTGATTCTAATCCCACTTCTCCAATATTTCTCACAATTACAGGTTTGTACGATAATACTTCAATTGTGCATACAAGCGGAAATCCTTTTGATAATCTGAATAAGGGTGAATCTAATGGAAATTTTTATGATATTGATGCTATTGCATTAAATGCAGATAAACCTTGTACAATACATTCCACATATAATATTAATCCATCTATTACTATGATTGCTTCCAGAGAACAAGCCTGTAAAGATTTTATTATTACTACACCGGAGCATGGGAATGCGACAGGCGCCTTTATTGATATTATTGCTCTTACCGCTCATGCAAATAGTGTACAAGTTAATAATGCGAATATTTATATGAATCCTATCCCTGAAACACCTGAATATTCTTATGGATATACAGACATTTTGACTAATCAGGTGTATACCGTTACCAGCCAAAGCGGCGTTATTGCAAGTGTCGTATCAACTAATATGTCTTATGGTTTTATGTGTTCAATTGGAGGCAGTATGTTAACACAGTTTATGTACATAGATGACATTTTGAGCAACGAGATAGCGAGCAATCAAAAATATTGTGTAGATGTACCTATAGATTTCCGTTCAGAG
- a CDS encoding alpha/beta hydrolase fold domain-containing protein: MKHLFFYIVFFIIIFVSCDSNTPVNSNTDNVSGKNHIIVETGNKTDNGLMYSDFFYSDNFYKPINKDCPIYIIPANKNSNVYAYFFINDKSDKTSLIPIFSDDNGNLFHEECKFKINYIDLQNNDKITVNYTETKKKLFFKSKKEYNHTFTKNISNNNFVKNRYKNEVFDSYKLIDDIKYGTAVGYWTNYSTEGDNDNYIDIVKSQAKHLVKSQKKLDLYMDIYYPENDFVEKRPLIMMIHGGGFFIGDKKNSFMQDMCPYLAKCGYTVASIDYRLGYIPSQANIDRIGYQALQDARAAMRYLVKNANKYNIDTARIYVAGTSAGAITGLNMAFMEEEFIPESVKGGFLRSPLGGLDDSGNKHKESFKVKAVINMWGAVHDSAMISPNKDIAILSVHGDADMVVPYEHANPFLDAGKIAEWLTNKLCGSKVIHRRAKENKYSSEKLIPIQGGGHGPIYDEKNQLNDNYYMIKDEMTSFLYNLNNKDLNEITIDDLNVNFEDNIIKINPTHESIHSYYINVVGGCITQDKKNNYNTTWFSNVNDRFYEFHITNKIGACKTLKLYVN; the protein is encoded by the coding sequence ATGAAACATCTATTTTTCTATATTGTTTTTTTTATAATCATATTCGTATCTTGTGATTCAAACACACCTGTTAACTCAAACACTGATAATGTTTCTGGTAAAAACCATATAATTGTTGAAACAGGAAATAAAACTGATAACGGATTAATGTATTCGGACTTCTTCTATAGTGATAATTTTTATAAACCTATTAATAAAGATTGTCCTATATATATTATTCCGGCAAATAAAAACAGTAATGTTTACGCTTACTTTTTTATTAATGATAAATCTGATAAAACCTCTTTAATTCCTATATTCAGTGATGATAATGGAAACCTGTTTCATGAGGAATGTAAATTTAAAATCAATTATATTGATTTACAAAACAATGATAAAATTACTGTTAATTATACCGAAACTAAAAAGAAGTTATTTTTTAAATCTAAAAAAGAATATAATCATACTTTTACCAAAAATATATCTAATAATAATTTCGTAAAAAACAGGTACAAAAATGAAGTGTTTGATAGTTACAAGTTAATAGATGATATTAAATATGGCACTGCTGTAGGATATTGGACAAATTATTCTACCGAAGGAGACAATGATAATTATATTGATATTGTTAAAAGTCAGGCTAAACATTTGGTAAAATCTCAAAAAAAACTTGATCTTTACATGGATATATATTATCCTGAAAATGACTTTGTAGAAAAGAGGCCTTTGATTATGATGATTCATGGAGGCGGATTTTTTATTGGTGACAAAAAGAATTCCTTTATGCAAGATATGTGCCCATATCTGGCAAAATGCGGTTATACGGTTGCTTCAATAGATTATCGTTTAGGATATATTCCTTCTCAAGCCAACATAGACAGAATCGGTTATCAAGCTCTACAAGATGCAAGAGCTGCAATGAGATATCTTGTTAAAAATGCAAATAAATACAACATTGATACTGCAAGAATTTATGTGGCCGGCACAAGTGCAGGCGCAATTACAGGTTTAAATATGGCCTTCATGGAAGAAGAATTTATTCCAGAAAGTGTAAAAGGCGGATTTTTAAGGTCTCCATTGGGTGGATTGGATGACAGCGGCAATAAACATAAAGAGTCTTTCAAGGTTAAAGCTGTTATTAATATGTGGGGCGCCGTACATGACTCTGCTATGATATCACCAAATAAAGATATTGCAATTCTATCTGTTCACGGCGATGCCGATATGGTGGTTCCTTACGAGCACGCAAATCCATTTTTAGATGCTGGAAAAATTGCAGAATGGCTTACTAATAAACTTTGCGGCTCTAAAGTAATTCATCGCAGAGCAAAGGAAAATAAATATTCTTCCGAAAAATTAATTCCGATTCAGGGAGGAGGACATGGCCCCATATATGATGAGAAAAATCAACTCAATGACAATTATTATATGATTAAAGATGAAATGACTTCTTTTCTTTATAACTTAAACAATAAAGATCTTAATGAAATAACTATTGATGATCTTAATGTTAATTTCGAAGATAATATCATCAAGATCAATCCGACACATGAAAGCATTCACAGTTATTATATAAATGTTGTCGGTGGCTGTATAACTCAAGATAAAAAAAATAATTATAATACTACCTGGTTCTCAAATGTAAATGATAGATTCTACGAATTTCATATTACAAATAAAATCGGGGCGTGTAAAACTTTAAAACTTTATGTCAACTAA
- a CDS encoding DMT family transporter yields MSTNIENKNISKKTAISISGSIAVAIAAIMWGVDGVLLTPRLLDNTGHPLNTSFVVFILHLIPFIIMNFVFYKQYSTLKQFNLKDYIYMTLVALLGGALGTMCIVKALFLVNFQNLTIVALLQKLQPIFAIILSVIILKEKLSKQYFLWAALALVSGYIMTFGFNLPASADDNIIQASLYALGAAFCFGSSTVFSKILLNKYTSPTITFFRYGFTTIIALIICLISGSLLQFQIVPMKTWAIFLLIGFTTGSGAIFLYYYGLKKIKASVSSILELFFPITAALLDYFINNNTMTAVQWIAAAIMIFSIVRLSKKE; encoded by the coding sequence ATGTCAACTAATATAGAAAACAAAAATATCAGTAAAAAAACTGCAATATCAATATCAGGAAGTATCGCTGTTGCTATCGCTGCAATAATGTGGGGCGTTGACGGCGTATTATTAACGCCAAGATTACTCGATAACACCGGTCATCCTCTGAATACGAGCTTCGTTGTTTTTATATTACACCTAATTCCTTTTATTATAATGAATTTTGTGTTTTATAAACAATATAGCACTCTTAAGCAATTTAATTTAAAGGATTATATATACATGACCTTAGTTGCACTTCTGGGCGGCGCACTGGGAACAATGTGTATTGTGAAAGCTTTGTTTTTGGTAAATTTTCAAAATCTTACTATTGTTGCATTATTACAAAAACTACAACCGATATTCGCAATAATTCTTTCCGTAATTATACTTAAAGAAAAATTATCAAAGCAATATTTCCTTTGGGCTGCATTAGCTTTAGTTTCAGGATATATTATGACATTCGGGTTCAATTTACCTGCATCGGCCGACGATAATATTATTCAAGCATCGCTATATGCCCTTGGCGCAGCGTTTTGCTTTGGCTCATCAACAGTTTTCTCAAAAATATTGCTTAATAAGTACACATCGCCTACCATCACGTTTTTCAGATACGGATTTACTACGATTATAGCCTTAATTATATGTTTAATCTCCGGATCTCTCCTTCAATTTCAGATAGTTCCGATGAAAACTTGGGCGATATTTTTATTGATTGGTTTTACAACCGGTTCGGGCGCAATATTTCTTTATTATTACGGTTTAAAGAAAATCAAAGCTTCTGTATCAAGTATTTTAGAATTATTTTTCCCAATTACTGCGGCTCTTTTGGATTATTTCATCAATAATAATACGATGACTGCCGTTCAATGGATTGCTGCTGCAATAATGATATTCTCAATAGTCAGATTATCCAAGAAAGAATAA
- a CDS encoding DUF456 domain-containing protein: protein MMDIFLYILGAIFIIVGLLGCVLPVLPGPPISFIGLLMLQLSSRHPFTSEYMWLLAGIVVIVTVIDNVVPVWSTKKLGGSKWGTWGSAIGLIIGFFFAPWGIIVGPFLGAVVGELISGKDSAIAFKSGFASLLGFVFGTGLKIATSGWITYEFFSNLF, encoded by the coding sequence ATTATGGATATATTTTTGTATATATTGGGGGCTATTTTTATTATTGTCGGACTTTTGGGATGCGTTTTGCCTGTACTTCCTGGACCGCCTATTTCTTTTATCGGATTGTTAATGTTGCAGTTGAGCAGTAGGCACCCTTTTACTTCTGAATATATGTGGTTGTTGGCCGGAATAGTGGTAATTGTTACTGTTATTGATAATGTAGTTCCGGTTTGGAGTACGAAAAAACTCGGAGGTAGTAAATGGGGCACTTGGGGCTCGGCAATAGGATTGATTATAGGATTCTTTTTTGCTCCATGGGGAATTATTGTTGGCCCGTTTCTTGGAGCAGTGGTAGGAGAATTAATAAGCGGAAAAGATTCGGCAATAGCTTTTAAATCCGGATTTGCTTCACTATTAGGATTTGTCTTCGGTACCGGTTTGAAAATTGCTACATCAGGTTGGATTACCTATGAATTTTTTTCGAACTTGTTTTAA
- a CDS encoding DUF3078 domain-containing protein: MFSRKLILVLCMLICSNVVFARYSTDTLLLVTQDSIPTADSIKKVSYWKHSFITSLTFNQYSYTNWSAGGNNSIAGTVLFDGKVSYERETITYINSLSLGYGKMLLAEVDAPIRKTDDKLNYYSQLNYRLNKVLSYSLLVDLKSQFDYGYTYPNDSVYISAFFAPAYLTISWGVEIIPVKPLSIFASALSGKFTFVLNEELANKGSFGVTPAVYDEFGVMINPGKKFRSEIGFNFVIKYNQTVAKRIDISSKLELHNNYLDEKEANRWNFDIDWEGKFVFSITKHFSTNLFWRLVYDDDIKFPVYEEINGVQVVVKNVPKVQFHESFGLGIKFKF, encoded by the coding sequence ATGTTTAGTCGGAAATTGATATTGGTATTATGCATGTTGATATGTAGTAATGTTGTATTCGCCCGGTATAGCACGGATACATTACTCTTAGTTACGCAAGATAGTATTCCGACTGCAGATAGTATCAAAAAAGTTTCATATTGGAAACATTCCTTTATCACGAGCTTAACTTTCAATCAATATTCATATACAAATTGGTCGGCTGGCGGTAATAATTCCATCGCCGGAACTGTTTTATTCGACGGCAAAGTGAGCTATGAACGTGAAACAATTACTTATATCAACTCTCTTTCATTGGGTTACGGTAAAATGTTGCTCGCCGAAGTTGATGCGCCAATAAGAAAAACTGATGATAAACTCAATTATTATTCTCAATTGAATTACCGACTAAATAAAGTATTATCTTACTCTTTACTTGTTGATTTGAAATCGCAATTTGATTACGGTTATACTTATCCCAATGATTCCGTTTATATTTCGGCTTTTTTTGCTCCTGCTTATTTGACGATTTCTTGGGGCGTGGAAATTATTCCGGTTAAGCCGCTTTCAATATTTGCATCTGCGCTTTCAGGTAAATTTACTTTTGTGTTGAATGAAGAACTGGCAAATAAAGGTTCATTCGGAGTAACGCCTGCCGTATATGATGAGTTTGGAGTTATGATAAATCCCGGTAAAAAATTCAGGTCGGAGATCGGGTTTAATTTTGTGATTAAATATAATCAAACTGTTGCAAAAAGAATTGATATTTCATCCAAACTTGAGTTACATAATAATTATTTGGATGAAAAAGAAGCTAATAGATGGAATTTTGATATTGATTGGGAAGGAAAATTCGTATTTTCAATAACTAAACATTTTAGTACTAATTTATTTTGGCGATTGGTTTACGATGATGATATAAAATTTCCTGTATATGAGGAGATTAACGGTGTGCAGGTTGTTGTAAAAAATGTTCCAAAAGTACAATTTCATGAAAGTTTCGGTTTAGGAATAAAATTTAAATTTTGA